One Brachyspira suanatina DNA segment encodes these proteins:
- a CDS encoding TDT family transporter, translating into MISKINKMPLALTGLALGVGGIFNAWTIFTGIKYFAYVGALISSILILTIITKIFSSFGDFLNDLEHPVAGSTIPTLDMAVMVISSSVVQFVKPLGIAMWFTAIAVHVIFAFTFLAHRINLKDLHHILPSWFVPPVGIVVAAVTGTNMGFPQVSQVIVYIGTVLYIILFPFIFYRIIFHDPLADDRFPAFAVMGAPANLCLCGYLSAFTDYNTALLNFLLALGLFTTFKVYLSLIRAFQIKFIPLFAAYTFPLAVGAQALLKYANYSKSINGEYYYIWNIVSIFELIVASMMIIYVFVNMMFFVHNNVIKEKK; encoded by the coding sequence ATGATAAGTAAAATTAATAAAATGCCTTTGGCTCTCACTGGTTTAGCACTTGGTGTAGGAGGTATATTTAATGCTTGGACTATATTCACAGGTATTAAATATTTTGCCTATGTAGGTGCTTTAATCTCATCTATTTTAATATTAACCATTATAACTAAAATATTTTCATCATTCGGAGATTTTCTTAATGATTTAGAACATCCTGTTGCAGGAAGCACTATTCCTACTCTTGATATGGCTGTTATGGTGATATCATCTTCAGTAGTTCAATTTGTAAAACCCCTTGGTATTGCTATGTGGTTTACAGCGATTGCAGTTCATGTGATATTTGCTTTTACTTTTTTAGCTCATAGAATCAATTTAAAAGATTTGCATCATATACTTCCTAGCTGGTTTGTTCCTCCTGTGGGAATAGTTGTAGCTGCTGTTACTGGTACTAATATGGGATTTCCTCAAGTATCGCAAGTTATAGTTTATATAGGTACAGTTCTATATATTATACTATTTCCATTTATATTTTATAGAATAATTTTTCATGATCCTTTGGCTGATGACAGATTTCCGGCATTTGCTGTAATGGGTGCACCTGCTAATCTTTGTTTATGCGGTTATTTAAGTGCATTTACCGATTATAATACTGCTTTGCTTAATTTTCTTTTGGCATTGGGATTATTTACTACATTCAAAGTATATTTATCTCTTATAAGGGCTTTTCAAATAAAATTTATACCTTTATTTGCAGCTTATACTTTCCCTTTGGCGGTTGGTGCTCAAGCCTTACTAAAATATGCTAATTATTCTAAAAGCATTAATGGAGAGTATTATTATATATGGAATATTGTTTCTATATTTGAACTTATAGTTGCAAGTATGATGATAATTTATGTATTTGTTAATATGATGTTCTTCGTTCATAATAATGTTATAAAAGAAAAGAAATAA